In the genome of Patescibacteria group bacterium, one region contains:
- a CDS encoding UDP-glucuronic acid decarboxylase family protein has translation MKTYLITGGAGFLGSNLAIRLIKNGQKVIVVDDLFTGRLKNLAEIKENPNFRFIKHDVRKPLKIDGNVDYVCHLACPASPPVYLIDPIHTLETSAIGTQNMLEFALSKGARFFYTSTSEIYGDPLVHPQKESYFGNVNPYCKRSCYDEGKRYAEALIYEYRRERGLNTGIIRIFNTYGPKMDPDDGRVVTNFIKQALRGEDITVQGDGKQTRSFCYVDDQIDGMIKMIKSNEEGPINIGNPNEFTILELAKIVIDLTKTNSKIVYTAPVESDPKQRRPDIKLAKEKLNWKPKINLREGIKKTMEYLKAEI, from the coding sequence ATGAAAACATATCTAATCACCGGTGGCGCTGGCTTTCTTGGGTCCAACCTGGCAATTCGTCTTATTAAGAACGGGCAGAAAGTTATTGTAGTCGACGATTTGTTTACTGGCCGATTAAAAAATCTGGCTGAAATCAAAGAAAATCCCAATTTTAGATTTATTAAGCACGACGTCAGAAAACCTCTAAAAATTGATGGCAATGTTGATTATGTCTGCCATTTAGCTTGCCCGGCTTCGCCGCCAGTTTATTTGATTGATCCTATACATACCCTTGAAACATCGGCAATCGGCACCCAGAATATGCTTGAATTTGCACTCTCCAAGGGGGCAAGGTTTTTTTATACTTCTACAAGTGAAATTTATGGCGACCCTTTGGTGCACCCGCAGAAAGAGAGCTATTTTGGTAATGTAAACCCATATTGCAAGCGCTCCTGCTATGATGAGGGAAAGCGCTATGCAGAGGCCCTTATTTATGAATACCGGCGCGAAAGAGGGCTAAACACGGGAATCATTCGCATTTTCAATACTTATGGTCCCAAAATGGACCCTGATGATGGTAGGGTAGTTACAAACTTCATCAAACAGGCCCTGCGGGGCGAAGATATTACCGTGCAGGGCGACGGTAAACAGACGCGTTCTTTTTGTTATGTTGACGATCAAATCGACGGTATGATAAAAATGATAAAATCCAATGAGGAAGGCCCTATCAACATTGGCAACCCAAATGAGTTTACAATCCTTGAACTTGCAAAAATTGTCATAGATTTGACAAAGACAAACTCAAAAATTGTGTACACCGCTCCAGTTGAATCTGATCCTAAACAGAGAAGGCCGGATATCAAATTAGCCAAGGAAAAACTAAATTGGAAGCCCAAAATCAATCTTCGTGAAGGGATCAAAAAAACGATGGAATATCTAAAGGCAGAAATTTGA